Below is a genomic region from Balaenoptera ricei isolate mBalRic1 chromosome 3, mBalRic1.hap2, whole genome shotgun sequence.
agaacactctatgacatacatcacagcaagatcctttttgacccacctcctagagaaatggaaataaaaacaaaaataaacaaatgagacctaatgaaacttaaaagcttttgcacagcaaaggaaaccataaacaagaccaaaagacaaccctcagaatgggagaaagtatttgcaaatgaagcaaatgacaaaggattaatctccaaaatttacaagcagctcatgcagctcaatatcaaaaaaacaaacaacccaatccaaaaatgggcagaagacctaaatagacatttctccaaagaagatatacagattgccaacaaacacatgaaagaatgctcaacatcattaatcattagagaaatgcaaatcaaaactacaatgagatatcatctcacaccggtcagaatggccaccatcaaaaaaatctacaaacaataaatgctggagagggtgtggagaaaagggaaccctcttgcactgttggtgggaatgtaaattgatacaggcactatggagaacagtatggcggttccttaaaaaactaaaaatagaactaccatatgacccagcaatcccactactgggcatataccttgagaaaaccataattcaaaaagagtcatgtaccacaatgttcattgcagctctatttacaatagccaggacatggcagcaacctaagtgtccatcaacagatgaatggataaagaagatgtggcacatatatataatggaatattactcagccataagaagaaacgaaactgagttatttgtagtgaggtggatggacctagagtctgtcctacagagtgaagtaagtcagaaagagaaaaacaaataccatatgctaacacatatatatggaatctaaaaaaaaaaaaaaatgatcatgaagatcctaggggcaagacaggaataaatacgcagacctactagagaatggacttgaggatacggggaaagggaagggtaagctggggcaaagtgagagagtggcatggacatatatacactaccaaatgtaaaatagatagctagtgggaagcagccgcatagcacagggagatcagctaggtgctttgtgaccacctagaggggtgggatagggagggtgggagggagggagatgcaagagggaagagatatggggatatatgtatatgtataactgattcactttgttataaagcagaaactaacacaccattgtaaagcaattagactccaataacgatgttaaaaaaaaaaaaagaatatatacgacTAGTAAGAATCAAAAAAAATATGAGTGTGTATTCAtcaaaagacatgtacaagagTACTCAGAGCAATTTCTTTCAATGGCCAAGAACTAGggacaatccaaatgtccatcaacagatgaacagactctggtacatccatacaatggaatactactcagcaattaacAAGAGGGAATTACTGGTACAGGCAACACAGATGAATGTCTCAGACCTAACAGTAAATATGATTAGCCAGGCTCAGAAGAGAAGAGGACTTGTTTGGGCATTGCACTTAGCtcaagttcaagaacaggcagaaaggaattccctggtggttcagtggttaggactcagtactTTCACTGCCAGTgacccaagttcaatccctggtcagggaactaagatcccgcaagtcaagcagcatggcaaaaaaaaaacaaaaccaaaacaaacaaacaaacaaaaatataggcAGAATGAATGATGGGGTAGAAGCCAGCAGCTTTGGGGGTTTGGGTGGGAGGGTGTCCAAGGGGATGCTGAAGGCTGGCACAGATCATTGCTCTGATCTGGGGGTGGAGAGAGCAGTAGGGGCCACAGCTGGGCTCTGGAACACTTGAATACAAGAAGTGTGGGGGTATGCCACTAGTAGAAGCCACTAGGACTTGCATCTTCCATTCACTCTGCATGCACTTTGGGCTGCAGAAGGCTTCCAGCTGAGAAGAACTTTGAGAGCCAGGAAGAGTTTTTGCAACAGTCAGCAGAGGCAGCGGAGAGACACAGTCCCACAAGAGTTCTCCCTCAGAACTACCGAATGAGGTGAGGACCTTTGAGATTCCCATTGTAAAGATGGACAAACTGAGGTATAGAGAGGTTAAGCCACTGCTCAGGGTCACCAGCTAGTGAGCATTGGAGCTGGGACCACATCTCCCCAGAAATGTCCCTCTCAGTCCCCAGGCCCCTGTGATGCCCGGGTCTCAGCACCTCAGAGCCGGCTAAAGGCAGAAGGATaagtcttcctcttcttctcccttccctgtAGCCCAAGAGGATGCAAGCTTAGTTGGAGCTGTGAGGATTGATGTGGCCCAAGTCAGGAGTTGGGGGCTAAGGGGACAGGCTCCACCAGGACTTTCTGGCCCCTTTGTGAGGCTGTTCCCAGGCCCTGTTGCACTCAAGAGGGTTGGGATTTTGCAGAGTCAGTGACCTGGCAATGATGGTTGATCCAGTCGGACCCAAGGCCAGTATGGGTCGTCCGGGGGCCCCTGGTCACACACAGATGCCCTGGAAAGTGATCTGGGGCTGGTTTCGGGGTGGCCAAGATCACAACCAGAGAGAACAAACAGCCTTTGCTTCCCAGCTGGATCGGATTCCATGGCCGGCGCCAGAGCAACCTGGGTGGGACCTGGCAGGTGCTGGCTGCGCCCAGAGTGGAGAGATTCGGGGAGATATCTTAGCATCAGAGGCCTAGTTTTTCCAAGGCAGCTGAagtgtgtgggggagggggtatcatctcccccaaccctcccctcCAGGATAGTTCACTGTCTCCACCCTCAGACTCCCAGGGCAGGGGACTCTTTTCCCTCAGATCCCTGTGCAGGGCAGTGTCTCCCCCTTCAGGTCCCCAGGGCAGTGTCATTAGACACAAGTGCCTGGGTGGGTGGCACATCCCCTTGGGACCCCGTGTGACTCCTTCTGGCCAATGAGCTGTGAGCAGAACTTTGACAAGGCACTTCCAGGCCAGAGCACTTAAGTGACAGCGTGAGACCCTTCTGAGTCCATCCCCACTGTCTTGGAGAGATGCTGGCCACCCCTTCGGGTGCGTTTCCTTGCAACTACGACCAGCAGCCTGTTGCCGCCCTGCCATGGGCACGTGATGTGGACGAGAAATAAGCCTTAGCCTTCCTACGCTCCAGAGATCTGGGGAATGTTCCTGATCTGGGCCACCCTGACGCTATGGGTACCTGGGGAAGAGAGAGCAGAAGAGGAAGCACATGCATGGGAGAGACAGTGTGAGCCTGGGGTGGTTCATTTCACAAATACAGTTTGTGGAGTCCGTATTTGCCAATTCTCCTACTGGCTCAAATCTGTGacccccaaatcaatactcaCAGTGCTTTTGTGGCTATTGGTGGACACGCACAGTGCCGGAAAAAATCTGAGTCCTCAGAGGTGCATGTTCCCAGCTGTGGTAGGACAAGGCGATGTTCTGCCTTCCTGTTCCAGCTCTGACTGTAAACAGGCATCCTTCTTGAGGTCTAGCCAGTGGcctattttgcatttttgtgctttttcattGGTGATTTTTGCTGTTTGCAAAGGCCCCCAAGTGTAGTGCTGAAGAGCTATCTAGTGTCCCCAGGTGCAAGAAGGCTGGGATGTGCCTCCGGGAGCAAATACTCTCCGATGAGCTTTGTTCAGACGTGAGTTCTATGGCTGGTGGCCGTGAGTTCACCGTTAACGAATCGGCAGCATGTATATTAAACAaggtgtcgggcttccctggtggagcagtggttgagaatctgcctgccaatgcaggggacacgggtttgagccctggtctgggaggatcccacatgctgcggagcaactgggcccgtgagccacaactactgagcctgcgcgtctggagcctgtgctccgcaacaagagaggccgcgatagtgagaggcccgcgcaccgcgatgaagagcggcccctgctcgccgcaactagagaaagccctcgcacagaaactaagacccaacacagccaaaaataaataaattttaaaaaacaaaaacaaaacaaaaaaaaacgacTGCTTCTGGCagtaaaaaaaacacaatagtaacacataaaaaaaaaaaaacaggaggggAATTGTAATTAAAGCtgtcatattaaaaacaaaaaacaaaaaccaaggtgTCTTGAAATGCAcagaaaacaaggttatgtattgattaCTTGACCAAAACGTGACCAGAGGCTTACAAGAACCTacccattgggcttccctggtggcgcagtggttgagagtctgcctgccaatgcaggggacacgggttcgagccctggtctgggaagatcccacatgccgcggagcaactgggcccatgagccacagctgctgagcctgcgcgtctggagcctgtgctccacaacgggagaggctgcgatagtgagaggcccgcgcaccgcgatgaagagtggcccccgcttgccacaactggagaaagccctcgcacagaaacgaagacccaacacacccaaaaataaataaataaattaaaaaaaaaaaaaaaaaaagaacctacccGTATCTCCTCGAGGAATACAGTATTTCCTAATTCAGTTTTCACACTACTTTAGAGGAGGTAACTACCGCGATTCATGAGTATCCACCGTTTGTGTCTACCACACAGCGGAGGAAAAGGGACGCACAGAACAGAACAGCTTGGTGGTTAAGAGAGCAGGCtctgggttggaatcccagctgTGAATTTAGCCGCCTCCTGCTTCGGTTTTCCTATCTGTGAAATGGCCACACAACCATGGCTTCCCACTGAGCTGggggaggactaaatgagatactGTACATCAGGTGTTGGTGAGGAGGTCCTCGGAGTATAAACGATagctgttactattattactgttacGCGCAATGATGGAGGGGCGGGACCCAGTCTCCTCTGTGATTCGGAATCCCGGCTCAGGCactcgctgagcctcagtttctccctctgtagAATGGGAGTGGTGGCagcgccccctcccctccaggaTTTCACCCGCTTGCTGGGTGTGCGTCCGTCCCTGGCTCCTGCGAGCCACAGAGACCCACAGTCAGAATGGAGACTACAGACGGCCCGGACAGCGTGGTGTTTATTTCCTGGAGGGAGGACGCCCGCGTGGCCTCCAGGCACCAGCAAGTTTTGACACAAATGACTTGAAGGCACTGGTTTCcgtccagcccctccccctgccttgcCCATCAGGGCCCGGGGGGCAGGAGACCCATCACCAAGCAGACcgctcccagcccctcctccagggCTGCTGCTCTGCTGGGTGGCCGAGGGTCCAGAATGCCTTGTGCCACCAAGGCTCCCGAGATTCAATGCGGTGGGCAGCTGCCAGTCCGGGGGTGTCAGGACGGGGACTCTTCCCTGGGGCCGGCGAGGGGCTAAGAGACACTAGGGGGCAGGCGGGCAGCTGCCGTCTTCTCCACCACGAAGCCGTAGTTgtactggggggtggggagtggggtgaggggagagcaCAGAGCAAAGGAGGAGCCACTGGGGTACCGGAGAAATGGTGGGGCATGGGGTGGCACTTAGGGACTGGGGGATCTGGAGCCCTCGAGGTGGGTTATAGCTGGGAGAGAAGAGGGACCCAGGGGAGACCGGGGGCCCTGCacaccccaaccccaccccctccctaccCTGCACCCACCTCCTCCTCAATGTCCGCCAGTGACTTGATGGTCAGATCAGCAAAGGCAGAGAAGGCCTGGCAGGCAAGGGGCAGGTCAGTCTCGGGCAGGGACCCCAGCGTGGAGCCCCCGTTCCCTCATCTTCAAGGAGGGCCCCCTCAATATTTGCCCAATGTCCTCTCCCCTTTCCTGCCACCATCTCTCGCCCCCAGCATCCAGCTGCCCCTCCTGACTCCCCCATTCCAGGAGGCCCTCCCGCCCCCTTGCCTTGGCCTCCAGCCTCCTCTCACCCAGGAACTCCCCTCTGTGCTGAGGTGCTGGTTACACAGAGGATGCTCCCTGATTCCTGTTGCCTAGAAACGCAATGGGGAGGGGCAGACCCAGACTCCCCGGGACCGGACTCACCAGGGGACCACAGCTCTTGCCCTCAAATCGGGGGTGCAGCGTGAAGGGAACCCCATCCATGGCTGAGGAAAGCAGATGGGGGGAAGGAGCTGAGGCCCAGGAGACTTGAGGCCTGCCCGCTCCCCACCCCGAGAAGCCCATCCTGGAGGTCTCGGCTCTTCCCAGTCTTGACAGAATGGGGGAAGCCCAGGCCTGGTCCATCCCTGCCCTTTTGCCTTCCTGGCTGTACAATCTCGGGCCAGtctcgccccacccccaccccagtgccTCAATTTCCCTGCTCTGCGGTCACCTGAGATGCCGTAGAGGTTGGAGGCCTCGTAGATGGAGTCGCTCCTCCGAAGTGTAGATGCCCGAGAGCCCAGCCTCGAAAGCGTCCGCTCCGGGAAGCCACCCTTGCTGGTGGAGGCAGGATGACCCAAGTCAGAGGCCTGATATCCACCGCCCCCCACCATGGCCGCTCCCATCCCTGAGCCCGAGGACTCACCTGGGCTGGCCAGGCGGGCCCAGGGAGAGGTCTCTCATGTCTCGGCTGAGAGCTCGGGGCTTGGGCACTGGCCGCGGGGCCTTGGCCTTCTTGCACCAGATGGCGAAGCCCCCCATGTCCCTAGAGGagggggaaaagagagaaggggCTCTGGCCCaatgtgcagccagggctgagaataGCTGCCAGGGGAAGGCAGGCCTCCGGTGACCTCACATCTCAGCCCACACGCTCGGCAACATACTAACTAGTATGCTGGGTGCAGTCACCGTACCGGGTGCTTCAGACACACcaactcatttactcctcaccaGCACCCTACGAGATTGGTACAACTGTCCCCACCTTaacatgtggaaactgaggcacagagaggcggCAGAAGGGACGGAAGGACTCATAGGAGTCCCTGAGGGTCAGAGGGGTAGGTATGGGGGTTGGGAGGGCAAGGAAGGAGGGCTGGGGGGTGTCCCTACCCTACTCGCAGGTATCCAGGCACCGTCTTGGTTTTCCCACTCAGCCGGACGTCAAAGACAGCTGTGTCCGCGACCCCCAAGGGCACCAGCTTCACACACATGCGTTTCTTCTTGGACACGGAGGCCTCTGGGAGTGAGGGACAGGGGAATGAGAAAAGGGGAGAAGCCGGAAAGGGGTCCAAAGATGGCTCCAGGAGAATGCTCACCAAGGTGCTGTTTAAGGCAGCCATCTGGATGGCGCTGGGGCAGTGATTAAATCCTGAATGGTAAAGCCATAGGAGGGGAATCCATGAAGCTTTTAGGAGCCATTGGGCCAGCCTCATCTTTGGTGACATGGAGGAGCATTCATGGGGTGGCCATGGGCACCACAGGGAGGGTGGGTAGCTGTGGGATCAGACAGAACTGGGTACCCATCCTGGCCCTCCAAACACACTTTCCCTCAGCCCTCTAATCCAGAGGTCAGCAAACGACAACCTATGAGCCAAATCCAGCCCAAGGTCTGGCTCATGAGCAAAgcatggcttttacatttttaaagggatatatattatatatatgcaacAGAAACCATCTGGCCTGGAAAGCCTAatatatttactacctggccctttacaggaaaagtttgccaaGTCCAGTACCAATAGATATATGCTGAGAGCCAAATATAAATGACAAGACATGGAGAGGGCATGAGAGTCAGGGAGAGCCTGATGGTTAGAAAGCAGAGCAgtcggggctgggagggcagcacCAGGGCAACCGGAGCCCGTGTGCAAAAGCGTGGAAGTGGAAAATAGAACTGCGCGTGGATCAGCTTAGCTACAGTGTAAGAAGAAGGCGTAGTAGCAACAGTAATAAAACAGGTCGCATTGACTGAACACTTACTCTAGAACAGGGACTGTACCAATCGCACATTTTTACGCAGGGCGGGGTACATCGTCCCGCCCTAGACCAGGGCTCTGTGTTCTCAGTCAACACTGTCATTACCCAGTGCATCGAGGGGGTGGCCAAAATTCAAAAATCTCACGCCTGTGGTCCCTCCATTCCCTTCCTGGACCCTCCCCGCAGAGACGCGAACGTGCCCCTGACCCCCCACCCGACTCCCGCCTTCGACAGGGGACTCACTGGAGTCCAAGGGGTCGCAGACCGGGGAGAATCCCGGCGGGAGGGGGTTCTTGTCCACCAGGACCTGGATATCGACCACCACGTTCTCCTGTGGATTCTGGCGGAGGGGGGGGGATACATCGAGAATCACTCAGCAGCAGGGACCGTGTGCCTAGCATAGAGCCCAGCGAATGGACAAGGGGGAGTGGGAGGACCCCGGGGATTCCGAAGGTGAGGGCCCCTTACCTCTAGGCTGCCCAAAGGATTGAGGCACAGGAAGTAGCCGGATTTCTGCCCGAAAGTCTTGCCGAAGCTGGCGGGCGCCCCCTCCACAGTGCAGGAGATCTACAGCGCGGACGCGGGTCAGCGCCAGGCTCTTACCCGGCCGCAGCCGACTCTGCCCCTATTCAACCCCCGGCCCCTGGTGTCGCCGCCTCTCTCCCTATTCGTCCCTGGTCCCCTGACATCGCTCACCGCACTGAATCCCCGAGGCGGGGGCGCCGAGGCCGACGACCAGGCCAAACCAGCCAACGGGGCCGCCTCGGCCCCGGACCCCGGATCCATCCTCCAAGCCAAGGACCGAAGGCGGTGGACAGCCTCTGACCTCCTAGCCGCAGCTGGACTACGGAGTTCGGGCAAGAGTCTGAACTACAACTCCCAGACGGCCTTGCGAGACCGGGGGCCCGGAAGCGCCGTATGAGCGTGCCGGAAAAGCCGCCGGCCAATCGCGTAGGGACAAGCAGCCACACCCTTCatgcccaccctcccccccaacacacccccaacCCCACGGTGGGCCTTTGAGCGACGTTTGCGGAAAACTGTCTCGCTTTCATCTCACGCCCAGCAACTTCTGCCGGAAATGTCTCGCTAgctgcaaaccaaaactacattCCCCAGAATTCCTTGCGTTATCAGCCTCTACTGCAGAGATACGGTTGGTGTTTCACGGAAATTTGGGGGAGAAATATGAAAAACTCGCAATTCTAGCTCCAGCAGGTCATCCAAAAGGACACTTTCATGTGTTATGCTGCAATTAGTTTAAATAACGAAAAATATGGACCAACTTGAGCCATGAAATCTTGATGTAACTTGAGGAATTATTCACAGATacagttaggtttttttttttaatggtatacAAGTATTTAGCATGGCTACATGCTTTTACACGCCTCAGGGGGAAATATGGAAAACTAGGGAACAGAATATTATCTACTCCtgtatattttccaattttttacgATATCCTGGGTTAGCCCACTGCCTGGTTTTTGTACCacctgtgagaaaaaaaaaatggtttttatatttgtgattaaataaaattgtttttaaggcAGGACAAACAAACTTTTaacataaaattctctctgccgggcttccctggtggcgcagtggttgagagtctgcctgccagtgcaggggacacgggttcgagccctggtctgggaggatcccacatgctgtggagcaactgggcccgtgagccacaattactgagcctgcgcgtctggagcctgtgctccgcaacaagagaggccgcgacagtgagaggcacggcgcgcgcaccgcgatgaagagtggcccccgctctccgcaaatagagaaagccctcgcacagaaacgaagacccaacacagccaaaaataaaaaaattttttttaaataaaataaaataaagtaattctCTCTGCCGTTTGGGCCACTACCTGCTCCCCTTTAGCGTG
It encodes:
- the MVB12A gene encoding multivesicular body subunit 12A — its product is MDPGSGAEAAPLAGLAWSSASAPPPRGFSAISCTVEGAPASFGKTFGQKSGYFLCLNPLGSLENPQENVVVDIQVLVDKNPLPPGFSPVCDPLDSKASVSKKKRMCVKLVPLGVADTAVFDVRLSGKTKTVPGYLRVGDMGGFAIWCKKAKAPRPVPKPRALSRDMRDLSLGPPGQPSKGGFPERTLSRLGSRASTLRRSDSIYEASNLYGISAMDGVPFTLHPRFEGKSCGPLAFSAFADLTIKSLADIEEEYNYGFVVEKTAAARLPPSVS